TGCGTCCTCCATCCCCTCCATTCTCTTCGTCTTCCTCGTCATCCCTTTTCTCTCAGAGTCTCCAAGATGGTACCTCGTTCGTGGAAGAGTAACCGAAGCCATGAAGATCATGTCCAATATTGCTTCTACCAATGGAAAGCACCTCCCTAGTGGTGTTCTTCTTGCACTTGACGAAGAAACCGAAGTACAAGCAGAAGCAAAAACGGAAGCACTAACCTTGACCtataagaacaacaacaacaagtcTTTGGAAAACAAAGATGCAGTTGGTGGTTCTATTGTTGACGTCCTTCGCTCTCCAGTCACTAGAATAAGGTTGATTCTAATGGTGGCAATCAACTTCTTTTGCTCTGTTGTGTACTATGGTCTGAGCTTGAACGTGGTAAATCTTGATACCAACCTTTACATGAACGTGGCGTTGAATGCAGTGGCAGAGATGCCGGCGTTTGGGATAACGGCGATTTTGTTGGACAAGTTTGGGAGGAAGCCGTTGGCAATAGGGACAATGTGGTTCAGCGGTTTGTTTTGTTTGTTAGGTAGTTTAATGGGTAATGTTGGAGTGTGGAAGTTAATTAGAATGGTGTGTGGTATTTTGGGGATATTTGGGATGGCCGGAACTTataatttattgtttatttaCACGGCGGAGTTGTTCCCTACGGTGGTCAGGAACGCAGCACTTGGGTGCGCCACGCAGGCGGTGCAAATGGGGGCAATATTGTCGCCGGTGGTGGTGGTTTTGGGCGGTTGGCTGCCGTTCGCGGTGTTTGCTGTGTGTGGAATAGTGGGTGGCATGTTTGCATTTTATTTGCCGGAAACTTTGAATCAGCCCTTATATGATACATTCTCTGGATTGGAAGCTGGGCTTGTTTGATGTTTTTGAAATTATTAGTTTACTAACATTAATTAACATCATCTCTATTGATATTGTTTTCTAGTAATCAAATTTTGGTAGAGTCTAAGGTTATCGaataattctaaatttttaattttagatatttgtAACTGACTaaaataaagtgaaaaaaaatttgtatataaattttagaattatttaagaatttattattggataataaattattgtatacataaaatggaattcaaattttatatttatttaactaaattaatatattaattattaaaccaactcaatttaattaaaaatggtGTATTTTTTACTGAATCTTTAtctgattatttttttttttcgataatACCTGAAAAAAGTTTTATTAGTTTTGTTTTAGGGCGAAAAAAATTGGTTTGACATGTTTTCCTTATTGAATTAAGGGATGTGTTTGTCATGTTAGAAGTCACAGACATATATTGTTCTTGATCAATAGCTGTATAAGTTTCTGactaatttaaaaataacatTACAGAACATATTTGAAGtctctattttctcttttttattattttgtcatAGAGACTCACCCACGGACTCACATTAACATATACTAAAACTCTCTCTGTTGTATATCGTCAGCCAGCATTGTTAAAGCCCAATCCATGAGATATTGCCATTGAATAAATACAATCAGCGTTCTTAAGGCCCAGACAATTTCCACTGAACAAAACAAATTCATACTGACCCAACAAAAACTGGAAGAAAAACATTCTCAGTCCTTGGGGgaaaaatcccaaaaaaaaaaaagaaaggagaaaCTCTAGAGTTAGTTCCACACCACGATTCTCTCTTCAATACTAAATTGCTAACTTTTCAACTTCACTAATTATGGGTAAACGCTAATGTATTTTCGAAAAAGTAAAATATTTGCCCTCCTTTAAACTCTAAAGCATAAaacttaaatattaaattttgagtttaaactctaaatcataaaattttgaaccgtaaatcttaaattttaaattttaaattttaaattttagactcTAAATCTAAAcaattgatataaaatataataaataaaaattaaaatttatttaattaataaaaaatgtaGCATTTTTATTTAATAAGAAGCATTTAAAAATGAATCCTAATCATGCATCACTTTTTTCAATATTATTGTTACCAATTATTGCAGGTTTTCTCAAAGTAATTTGAGACTGTTGTTACCTGCTGCAGTTGGAGACCAGAAAGGAACAAATGAAATTAGGTGTATGTT
The DNA window shown above is from Arachis ipaensis cultivar K30076 chromosome B08, Araip1.1, whole genome shotgun sequence and carries:
- the LOC107614283 gene encoding organic cation/carnitine transporter 4, which encodes MPTTPFSDSDELRMPLVAVAAKEAETEKLCIDEMLRKYCGEFGKWQLRHFIFTSLAWALEAFHTMVMIFADREPEWRCTATTSAACGVVGSTCEIRPDDWEWIGGRGGATVSEWGLVCGDKFKVGLVQSLFFAGCMIGAGIFGHLSDSFLGRKGSLMVVCALNAIFGCLTAFSPNYWIYVIFRLLTGFSTGGVGLCAFVLATEPIGPTKRGIAGMSTFYFFSIGIAILSAVAYIFQTWRALYIASSIPSILFVFLVIPFLSESPRWYLVRGRVTEAMKIMSNIASTNGKHLPSGVLLALDEETEVQAEAKTEALTLTYKNNNNKSLENKDAVGGSIVDVLRSPVTRIRLILMVAINFFCSVVYYGLSLNVVNLDTNLYMNVALNAVAEMPAFGITAILLDKFGRKPLAIGTMWFSGLFCLLGSLMGNVGVWKLIRMVCGILGIFGMAGTYNLLFIYTAELFPTVVRNAALGCATQAVQMGAILSPVVVVLGGWLPFAVFAVCGIVGGMFAFYLPETLNQPLYDTFSGLEAGLV